Proteins from one Xenopus tropicalis strain Nigerian chromosome 1, UCB_Xtro_10.0, whole genome shotgun sequence genomic window:
- the LOC108645659 gene encoding vomeronasal type-2 receptor 26, with amino-acid sequence MPHEWLLATSVLFFLTSLLILGVFIAHRGTPIVRANNRSLSFLLLVSIKLSFLSVFLFLGRPVDITCMLRIITFGITFSIAVSSLLAKTIMVCVAFKATKPGSSWRKWLGVKLSNSVVLFCSSIQIIICMTWLAISPPFQELDIHTSPGTIIIQCNEGSAIGFYSVIGYMGLLAAVSFVLAFLARSLPDSFNEAKYI; translated from the exons ATGCCTCATgagtggctgttag CTACCTCAGTGTTATTTTTCCTTACATCTCTGCTTATACTGGGAGTTTTTATAGCACATCGGggcacccccatagtgagagccaacaaccggagcctgagcttcctcctccttgtctccatcaagctgagcttcctcagtgtgtttctgttcctcggtcgccctgtggatataacctgcatgctgcgcatcatcacttttggaatcaccttctccatagctgtctcttctctcctggccaagactatcatggtttgtgttgctttcaaagccaccaagccagggagctcatggagaaaatggctgggagtcaaactgtccaattctgtagtcttgttctgctcatccattcaaataatcatctgcatgacttggttggccatttctcctccctttcaggaactggacattcacacttcccctggaaccatcatcattcagtgcaatgagggctcagctattggcttttactcagttattgggtatatggggcttctggcagctgttagttttgttttagcatttttagctcggagcttaccggacagttttaatgaggccaagtacatc